Below is a genomic region from Xylophilus sp. GW821-FHT01B05.
GCACCGCCCGTCACGACGGCACGCCGGCCCGCTGGACTGTGAGGATGGTTCATGATCAACGCCCCGTGAACTTCGGTGCGCGCTTCTCGATGACGGCCGACAGGCCCTCGAGCGCGTCCTTCATGCCTGCCAGGATGGCTTGCGTGTGGTTTTCCTCCGGCATGCAGGCATCGACACCCGTGCCCAAGCCGTTCCACATCAGCCGCTTGGTGGCGGCGAGTGCGGCGGGCGCACCCGCGGCGAGTTGCTGCGCCAACGCCAGTGCCTCGGCGAGGATCTGGTCGTCGGCCACCACGCGGGTGATCAGCCCCATCTTCAGCGCCTCGGCCGCATCGATCACCGGGTTGAGCATGACGATCTCCATCGCCTTGCGAAAGCCCACAAGCTGGGTCAGCGTGACGGTGACGCCCGCATCGGGCACCATGGCCACGCGCGTCGCGCCGGCAAGAAACTTAGACGAGACGCCCGCAACGACCATGTCGGACGAGCACACCAGCCCCATGCCGCCACCGCCCGCCGCAAAGCCCTGCACGGCGGTCACGACCGGTGCGTTGAGCTTCATCAGCAGCGCCACGACGATCTGCAGGTACGAGGTCGCCATGCGGATGTAGTCAGGCAGTGCCTCGCCTTTCGACAGGAAGGTGTGCACGTTGCCGCCGGCACAGAAGTGCTTGCCCTCTCCGCTCAGCAGCACCGCTCGCACGCGGCCGTCGCCGTGCACCTGCATGACGACCTCGTGCAGCGCCTTGAGCAGCGCCATGTCGAGGCCGTTGGATGAATCGGCACGGTTCAGGCGGATGTGCGCCACGCCGTCGGCATGAAGGTCCAGCAGTGCCGGCCCCTCGGCGACGAGGGCGATGATTGTCTTGTCTTCACTCATTGTTGTTTTCCTTGTAGCAAGGGGACGGCATCGGCTGTGTGGCTCCGGCTCAGATCAGGAAAGCCATCGAATAGAGCGCCGTCTCGTTGTTGACCAGGACCACCTTCTTCAGCGCCATCAGCAGGCCGCCCTCGCCCCGGCGCAGCCTGTATTCGTTGCGCGAAGCCCAGACCGTGTCGCCACGAACGCTCGACTCGAACACCATCGCGTTGGAAGTCGCGCGAATCTGGTCGCCGTCCCTCTCCAGGATCTCGATGTTCGAGACAATGCGGCGCAGGCGCGAACGCGGCGTCTGGCTGAAGCGTTTCCCAGTGTGGAATTGCCGGATGCGCAACGCGATGCGCGAGCGGTTGTCGTAGACGATCGACATCTCATTCTCCGGATCGGTGCCTTCGCCGTTTGCCGGAATCCAGTAGATGCCGTCGTCGCTCCACAGGGCTTCCCATTCGTCGTAGGCGTGATCGTCTTGGAGACGCGCCTCGCGGTAGATGAACTGGGTGACTTCCTCGAGCAGGCCGCGGTCATTCACTTCCTGTTGCATCACGCAGCCTCCATCATCGAGCGGTAGTGGCGCCAGATGCCGCGCGAGGGCGTCTCGTCGGTGGCGTCACCGATCAGGTGGCCGTTCTCGTCGGTGCGCTCGCGGTGAATGCCCCGGCCGAGGAAGAGCCATTCAGGATTGCTCGCCTGCACCCCGAGCTGCGTGCGCTCGTACATCTCCGCATCGTCGGCCAGCAGGAAACCGGCCGGTCCGACAGAGCCCATGGTCTGCTGCCGCATGCGCCGATTGAGGTCCGGTGCGCCCTTGAATTGCAGTGCCGTCACATGCTGCACCGTCTCGTTGAGCGCCAGCGGCTGGATGACGAAGAGCTGGATCTCCGCGATGAACAAGTTCGGGAAGATCATCGTGTGCGGCGTGCCGTCGATCATGATCTCGCGCGCCTTGTCAATGCCATAGGTCGTGTTCATGCTCGCCACGTAGGCGGGCAGACGCTCGGCCGTCGTGTTGAACCAGCTCATGGGAATGTCGCGCTTGCGGAATTCAGGGCGCAGGTCGTTCTCGGAATGGCCATTGCCCATGTAGCGCGAGACGGCGGTGGAGTCGCTGCTGTAGAGCGAACCGATGCCGCTCTGCGCCACCTCGAAAATCGAGGCATGCACGAAGGACGGGTGGTACCCGTCGGTCTCGTTCTCGACCAGGAACTTCCAGTTCGATTTGACCTTATGCTTGAGAAAACCCGCGGTGATCTCGACCTCGCCTTCGGGTGAATTCAGGCAGAGCAGGTCAATTGAATCTTTGGCGGCTCCCAGGTGCTCAAGCAGTGTCGGACCTTCGTCGGCGAAGGAGCCGAACACGAAGCCCTTGTAAGAAGCCACGCGCGCAACACGGCCGAGCCCAAGCTCGGAGCGGTCGGCACCCTCGTAGCCCGACGGGAACGGATAACCCTTGAGTTGCCCGTCGTTCGCGAAGGTCCAGCCGTGGTACGGGCAGGTAAAGGAGCGCGCGCTGCCCTTCTCGCTCATGCACACGCGGTTGCCACGGTGCGGGCAGCGGTTGTGCAGCAAGTTGATCTTGTTCTCGCGGTCGCGCGTCATGATGATCGGCTCCGGCCCGATCGACTTCATGACGAAGTCGTTGGCCTTCGGAACCTCGCTCTCGTGGCCCACGTAGACCCAGGTGCGGTACCAGATCTTTCGGAGCTCTTCCTGGAAGATGGCAGGGTCGGTGTAGAGCGATCCGTGCACGTGTTCGGGTCGGACCAGTTGGTCCCATATCGGCGCGCGAGCGGCGATGGGCGCGATGGGAATGACGGGGGCGGCGTGATTCAAGGCTTCATCTCCAGACTTCGCTTCAAGCGGCTCGACTGTGGTTGTTCGTAAGGGCCAGTTGCGCAATAATAGTCCGACCGGACGGACTATGTCAAACATCCGCGCAGTTAAAAAACTCAACTTCATCCCAGGCCTACATGCCGCAGACCAACCCAGGAGACAGCGCCTCATGCCAACCGTGACCTACATCGAAAACAACGGCACAGTCCATCGCGTGGACGCGGCCCTCGACCGGAGCTTGATGCAGCTCGCGCTCGATCATTCGGTGCCCGGCATCCTCGGCGACTGCGGCGGCTCGTGCAGTTGCGCAACGTGTCACGGCTACATCGATGCCGAGTGGGCGGGCCGCCTCCCGGCGATCTCGGAGACCGAGGCCTTCATGCTCGAAGGTGTGCCCGAGCCGCGCGCCACGAGTCGCCTCTGCTGCCAGATCAAAATGCGTACGGAACTTGACGGCATCGTGGTGCGACTGCCGGCCGAACAGGTGTGAGTGGTCTGCGGCTGCCGATTGCTCAGGCGAAAGCCATCAGGCATTCCTGCGTGGCGGAAGCAACCAGTCGGCCCCCGAGATCGTGCACGCGAGCTACTGCCAGGCCCCTGCCCCGCGCCGCGCAAGGGCTGGCCGAATCGAAGTGCAGCCATTGGTCCGCATCGAAGGGGCGATGGAACCAGATGCAATGGTTGAGACTGGAGATGTAGAGGCGTCGCTCCGCGCCAATCTCGTGCATATGGCCGCCGAAGCAGCTGAAGTTGAGCCACCAGTCGGACATATAGGCAAAGGCAGACGCATGCATGCCGGGTGTTCGCGGCAGTGCTTGCCGGGCTTTGAGCCAGAAGCGCAGTTGATGCCTCGCGGCCTCGGGTGCCAGCTGCGCATCCATCGCCGGGACGCGGAATTCCATGCAAGCGTTCTCACGCAACGAATAGCCACCGAGCCGGCGCAGCGCGTCTTCCCAAGGCGAGGGCGCCGTCGAGAGCGCGGGCAGGTCGTCTGGCGTGCACTCCAGCGCGGTGGTCGCTGTTTCGTGCGCAGGCGCCTCCAGTGCCACCGCGAAGCTGACCTGTGCGTCGAATACGATGCGCGCGCCCTGCCGACCTCTCACGTGGCGCGAAGAGAAGCGCTTGCCGTCCTGCAGCGCAGTTACCTCGAAATCGATCGCTTCTTCCGGCATGCTGCCCTGCAGAAACATGAACTGCATCGCCGAGGCCACGCGATCACTCGGCACGCTCAGCGATGCGGCCATCAGGGCCTGGCCGAGGCCCTGCCCGCCATATGACCTTCCGTTGAGATTGGCATCCCCATGGCGATTGCGATAGCGGCCGGGCCCTGCCGCTTCCAGACGCAGGAGCGCAGGAAGATCCGACTTGTCCCAAGCTTGCAGGATCGGTGCGCGCGTATCCATGGACAGCACCTCACCGACCGCTGAATTCAGGCTTGCGCTTGGCGACGAAGCTGCGAATCGCTTCCGTGGCATCGGTCGTGCCCGCCGTACGGAACAGGGCCTCGGTCTCGGCGCCCAGTTGCTCCGACAAGGTGGCGCCGAGCGATTCGCGGTACAGGCGTCGCACTTCGCCATAAGCCCGCGTTGGCCCCGCGGCCAAACGTCGCGCGCTATCGAGCACATGTTCATCGAAGCCGTCCAGCGGCACCACGCGGGTGACAAGCCCCCATTCCAAGGCCTCCTGCGCATTCAGAACGCGTCCCTCGAAATACAGTTCGGCCGCACGCCGCATGCCGACCAGCCGAGGCAGGAACCAGGAGTTGGCACCATCCATCGACAGCCCGAGTGCGGCGAAGCCCGTGGCGACACGCGCATTCTCGGCCGCCACCACGACATCAGCGCAGTACAGCATGCCGAGACCGCCACCAGCCGCAGCACCCTGCACGCCGGCGATGATCGGCACACCCAGGCGGCTGAAGGTGCGAAGCGCGTCGTGGTAGGGGCCGGTCATGGCTCGCAGCAGACCGGGCAGTTCGCCTTCCTTAGTGCCGGCGAGGAAAGCCAGGTCGCCCCCCACTGTGAAGGATCGACCATTCCCCAGCAGCAGCAACGCGCGTACCGAAGGATCGCTCGCGCAGCGCCGGGCCGCTTCGCAGATGCCCTCGGCCATGGTCGCATCGATCGCGTTGTGCACCTCGGGCCGGTTCATCCGCAGGATCGCGAGCCCATCGTTCACATCGTATGTCACCGCACTGAGCACACTCGCATTGGTTTCGTTACGGGTCGCATCGCCCCAGCGCGCGCTGTCGGTCAGTTGCGTCAGCCCGGTGATCCGTCCTCCGTCGAAGCTCAGCAGGTGCATGAACTCGGCATCGACCTTGCCGTTGCCAGCCCGCGCCACGCCCAGGTAGCGGCCGTGCACCAGCAGGCGCCCGTCGGCGAGCGACTGAAAGTCGGTGGGCGTCGCCTCGACTTTGAAGTTCTTCGCGATCTTGCCCCAGAAGTTGCGACGCATCGCTTCTGCACCCTGATGGGTGCCGCCCATCTCGAAAGGTAGACCCTCCGTAGCATGACCGATGAAGTCAACGTGCAACAGGCGGTCGAGCGCCGCCCGATCACCTGCTGCCAGCGCCCTATAGAGATCCTTGGCCAATTCATTGTTTTCGGCGTTCATGTGTTCGCGTCTCTCTGTTTTCCGAAAGGGCCAGATCCGATGGATCTTCAAGCGCCTGTCAATTTTAATAAACCGTCACGTCGGTTTATATAATGGAAAGCAGATGAATTGCAAGCGCCAGGACGAATGCCAAAGCGTTCGATGCCGTGAAGGTGCTCGCGATCCGCCGCGAACTGAGCATCATCGGCATACAGGCTGAGACAAGGGGTCAGGATTTCATGGAAGTTGAGTTAATTGCTTTTTCTCAATCTTGCTGACAAATAGATTCTGGCTAGATTGCGACTTGCACCTCTCCAAGAGTGCGTCCATACCGGGCGCACATGAAAAAGCCCGCCAGAGGGCGGGCCTGCGGGGAGCGCAAGAAAAGCTCAGGCCGGCTTGTAGTTGGCGATGCCGTCGGCAACTTCCTTCTTCGCCGCGTCCACACCTTCCCAGCCGGTGACCTTGACCCACTTGCCGGCTTCCAGGTCCTTGTAGTGCTCGAAGAAATGGCTGATCTGCTTGAGCAGGATCGGGTGGATGTCTTCGACCTTCTGGTACTGGCTGTAGATGGGCAGCAGCTTTTCGGTGGGCACGGCCAGCACCTTGCCGTCTACGCCGGCTTCGTCTTCCATCATCAGGATGCCGATCGGACGGCAGGGCACGACCACGCCGGGCGGCAGCGGGAAGGGCGTCATCACCAGCACGTCGACCGGGTCGCCGTCGCCCGACAGCGTCTGCGGCACGTAGCCGTAGTTGGTCGGGTAGTGCATGGCGGTGGTCAGGAAGCGGTCGACGAAGACCGCGCCGCTTTCCTTGTCCACTTCGTATTTCACCGGGTCGGAGTTCATCGAGATTTCGATGACCACGTTGAAGACGTCGGGGGCTTTCTTGCCGGGGCTGACTTTGTCGAGGGACATGGAGGTTTCGCAGATTGGATGAAGAGTGCCCTCGCGGCAAACGCGGAGGGCGGGAGACAGCGCGGAATTCTACTGAGCGGGTGCCATGGCCTTTCGCAACATGCGCAACCGCTCTCTTTTTAAGAGCTAAAAGCCCAGTCCATACCTTGGCTCAAGGCACTTTTTACCGCTGACGGTTCCATACCAGCGCGCCCCACCCCGCTACCTTCGCACCGGCCCTCCAAACGCCCCATCGTCATAGGCCTCGGAGAACGTCCCCCAGTCCGCCTCAACCCCGGCCGCGCAGTGCCGGGCGATCTCGATCAGCTTGGCGCGCCATTTCTGGCGGGCGCCGAAGTCGATCAGTTCGTCGGCGATGGCCGAGCCGCTGCGGCCGCTGCTGCGCAGTTGGCCCCAGGCCAGGCACTGGCCGATCACGGTCACCACGTTCTTCAGGCGCGCCGCCGGGTGGCGGGTGTAGGCCAGCGCCACGCGGTCTTCGCTGGGCTGCAGGCCGCGCAGGACATAGGGCTGGCCGCCCATCTGCACGGGGTGCAGGAAGGCCATGGCAATGGCCTGCATGCGGCGTTGGATGGTGACGATGCGCTGTGCGTCGCTGTCCCAGTGGGGTTGCGCCACGGGCACGCGCGGCAATGGGGATGAGGGCGTGGCCTGCTTCAGGTCCAACAGGTAGTTGGCGTCGGGCGAGCCCTTGCCGCGCACCAGCACGATGTAGCGGTCCACGCCCAGGCTGCCGTTGCCGGCGATACGCCGTGCCACGTCCAGCACGTCGTAGAAGCGCGGTACTGGCTGCGTGGGCGCGAAGTCGCGGAAAAAGTCCATGACCCGCTCGCGCTGCTCGGGCGTGGCGGCCAGGGCCTTGCGGCCGTCGATGCGGATACGCCGGCTGCGCCCCTTCAAGACGGTGCGCGTGTCAAGAAAGGCCGGCCGCTGGCGCGAGCGCACGGCCTGCAGCAGGTCGCCCACCGGCGGTGGCGCGGTTTCACGCTCGACCCAGCGCGCCTTGCCGTCGGCCAGCGCCTGCGCGTAGGCACCCAGAAACACCTGGCACAACTGCTCTGATACCTCGGCGCTGCGCGTGCCCAGGCCCATGCTGTTGCGCCCGACCAGGATGCTGGCCAGGCAGCGCACCACGTCCCAGGTCAGCGGGGCCAGCAGCGCCTCGTCGAAGTCATTGAGGTCGAAATAGACCTGCCGGTTATCGCCCTTGTAGCTGCCGACGTTCTCCAGGTGCAGGTCACCACAGGCCCAGGCCGCCGGCACCTTGCGCAGCACCGGCTCCAGCGGCAGCCTGGCGTAGAACAAATGGCAGGTGGCGCGCAGGAACACGAAGGGGTTGCTGCGCATGTTGCGGTACTTCATGGCCAGCCGCTCGCGCTCGCGCTCGGCGTTGAATTGGCGGATCTGCTTGATGACGTTCATGGCCCAGGTTTCCCGCGCTGTCTGATGGGCAGCGGCGTGGCCATCGTACGGCAGGGCTGGTGCGCAGGCATGTCCGTTGGTTACTTCGTTTTTTATAGCTATTAGCCCAGGCAGGTACTGGGCTACAGGCACTTTTCTTCAAAATTTTTTAACCTGCAGCGCAGCGCGCCCATGCTGCACCGCAGCAGTTATCGCCGCTGCAGAAGGGGTAAGCTCTGTGACCTTTTTCGTTTTCGTTCCCGCTACTTCCTCGAACGCGGCCCGCACGGGCCTCCCCTCCCATGTCCCACCCCCTCTCCGCTGCCGAACAAGCCCTCCGCGAGGCTGCCCGCGAATACCATCGCTCCCCTTCCAAGGGCAAGATTTCCGTCACGCCGACCAAGCCGCTGTCCAACCAGCGCGACCTGTCGCTGGCCTATTCGCCAGGCGTGGCCTACCCCTGCCTGGACATCCAGGCCGACCCTTCGCTGGCCTACGAATACACCTCGCGCGGCAACCTGGTGGGCGTCATCACCAACGGCACGGCCGTGCTCGGCCTGGGCGACATCGGCCCGCTGGCTGGCAAGCCGGTGATGGAAGGCAAGGGCTGCCTGTTCAAGAAATTCGCGGGCGTGGACGTGTTCGACATCGAACTCGCCGAGCGCGACCCGGACAAGCTGGTCGAGATCATTGCCGCGCTCGAGCCCACGCTGGGCGGCATCAACCTGGAAGACATCAAGGCGCCCGAGTGCTTCTATATCGAGAAGCAACTGAGCGAGCGCCTGAACATCCCGGTGTTCCATGACGACCAGCACGGCACGGCCATCATCTCGTCGGCCGCGCTGCTCAACGGCCTGGAGCTGGTGGGCAAGCAGATCGGCGAGGTCAAGGTGGCCGTCTCCGGCGCTGGCGCCGCCGCCATTGCCTGCCTGGACGTGATGGTGGGCCTGGGCGTCAGTCGCTCCAACATCTTCGTGGTCGACTCCAAGGGCGTGATCTACGAGGGCCGCGAGGGCAAGCTCGACACCTCCAAGCAGCGCTACATGCAGAAGACCGACGCGCGCACCCTGGCCGACGTGGTCAAGGACGCCGACGTGTTCCTGGGCTGCTCTGCCCCCGGCGTGCTGACCGCCGAGATGGTCAAGACCATGGCGCCCAAGCCGATCATCCTGGCGCTGGCCAACCCCGAGCCCGAGATCCGCCCCGAGCTGGCCAAGGCCGTGCGGCCGGATTGCATCATCGCCACCGGCCGCTCGGACTACCCGAACCAGGTCAATAACGTCCTGTGCTTCCCCTACATCTTCCGTGGCGCACTGGACTGCGGCGCGACCAAGATCACCGAGGCCATGAAGCTGGCCTGCGTGCGCGAGATCGCCGACCTGGCCAAGGCCGAGACCAGCGATGAAGTCGCTGCCGCCTACCCGGGCCAGGAGCTGGTGTTTGGCCCCGACTACCTGATCCCGACGCCCTTCGACGCGCGCCTGATCCTGCAGATCGCCCCTGCCGTGGCCAAGGCCGCGCAAGAGTCCGACGTGGCCACGCGCCCGATCGAGGACTACGCCGCCTACCGCGAGAGCCTGACCCGCTTCGTCTACCAAACCGGCATGTTCATGCGCCCGGTGTTCAACGCCGCCAAGGCCTCGCTGCAGCGTGTTGCCTTTGCCGAAGGCGAAGACGAGCGCGTGCTGCGCGCGGTGCAAGTAGCCATCGACGAGCAACTGGCCAAGCCGATCCTGGTCGGCCGCCCGGCCGTGATCGAAGCCCGCGTGAAGAAGGCCGGCCTGCGCATCAAGCTGGGCCACAACGCCGAATGCGTGAACCCGGAAGACGACCCGCGCTTCCGCCAGTACTGGGAGGCCTACCACGCCGCCATGGGCCGCAACGGCATCACGGCCGAAGCCGCCAAGGCCGCGGTGCGCCGCTCCAGCACGCTGATCGCCGCGCTGATGGTCAAGCTGGGTGACGCCGACGCCATGCTGTGCGGCCTGGTCGGCCGCTACGACCTGCACCTGGAGCACGTCAACAACGTCATCGGCCTGAAGGACGGTGCCCACGGCTTTGCCGCGCTCAACGCGCTGATGCTGCCCGAGCACACGCTGTTCATCGCCGACACCTACATCAACGAGTCGCCCGATGCCGAGCAGTTGGCCCACATCGCGCTGGCCGCGGCAGAGGAAGTGCAGCGCTTTGGCGTGCCGCCCAAAGTGGCCTTCCTGTCGCATTCCAACTACGGCAGCTCGACCCGGCCGTCGGCACTCAAGATGCGCCGCGCGCACGAGCGCTTCCGCGAGCTGGCGCCGCACATCGAGTCTGACGGCGAGCTGCACGGTGATGCCGCCCTGTCCGAGAAGGTGCGCGCCAGCGCCGGCCTGACCGACAGCGCACTGACCGGCTCGGCCAACGTGCTGATCTGCCCCAACCTGGATGCGGCCAACATCCTGTTCAACGTACTCAAGACCACCAGCGGCCAGGGCATGACCATTGGCCCGATCCTGTTGGGTGCGGCGGCCTCGGCGCACATCCTGACGCCGTCGTCCACCGTGCGCCGCATCATCAACATGACGGCGCTGGCAGCAGCCAAGGCTGCCGCCGCTCAAGCCGCCTCGGCCGCCTGAGCCCGCGCGGGCCGCACGCTGCGGCCCGACGCGCTCCCTTTCATCACGCCGCAGTCTCTGCGGCGTTTTCGTTTGTGGCCGGCGGCAACATCGGCGGGATAACCCTCAGGACGCGTTCTTCAGATATGTCTACAGTTCTTGTATGCAAGTCCTGCAATCAATAACAGATTCCATCCGGAGACATCCATGACCCGCCTTTTCAACTCGCTGTTCGGACGCGTCCTGCTGGCGCTGATCATCGGCATCGCCGTCGGGCTGCTATGGCCCGAGCTGGCCGTAAAGCTCAAGCCCCTGGGCGATGGCTTCATCAAGCTGGTGAAGATGCTGATCCCGCTCATCGTCTTCTGCGTCGTGGTCCACGGCATTGCCGGCACGGGCGACCTGCGACGCGTCGGCCGCGTGGGGATCAAGTCACTGATCTACTTCGAGGTGGTCACCACCATCGCGCTCGGCCTGGGCCTGGTGCTGGCTTTTGTGTTCGAACCCGGCGTGGGCA
It encodes:
- a CDS encoding enoyl-CoA hydratase-related protein, giving the protein MSEDKTIIALVAEGPALLDLHADGVAHIRLNRADSSNGLDMALLKALHEVVMQVHGDGRVRAVLLSGEGKHFCAGGNVHTFLSKGEALPDYIRMATSYLQIVVALLMKLNAPVVTAVQGFAAGGGGMGLVCSSDMVVAGVSSKFLAGATRVAMVPDAGVTVTLTQLVGFRKAMEIVMLNPVIDAAEALKMGLITRVVADDQILAEALALAQQLAAGAPAALAATKRLMWNGLGTGVDACMPEENHTQAILAGMKDALEGLSAVIEKRAPKFTGR
- a CDS encoding aromatic-ring-hydroxylating dioxygenase subunit beta gives rise to the protein MQQEVNDRGLLEEVTQFIYREARLQDDHAYDEWEALWSDDGIYWIPANGEGTDPENEMSIVYDNRSRIALRIRQFHTGKRFSQTPRSRLRRIVSNIEILERDGDQIRATSNAMVFESSVRGDTVWASRNEYRLRRGEGGLLMALKKVVLVNNETALYSMAFLI
- a CDS encoding aromatic ring-hydroxylating dioxygenase subunit alpha; this translates as MNHAAPVIPIAPIAARAPIWDQLVRPEHVHGSLYTDPAIFQEELRKIWYRTWVYVGHESEVPKANDFVMKSIGPEPIIMTRDRENKINLLHNRCPHRGNRVCMSEKGSARSFTCPYHGWTFANDGQLKGYPFPSGYEGADRSELGLGRVARVASYKGFVFGSFADEGPTLLEHLGAAKDSIDLLCLNSPEGEVEITAGFLKHKVKSNWKFLVENETDGYHPSFVHASIFEVAQSGIGSLYSSDSTAVSRYMGNGHSENDLRPEFRKRDIPMSWFNTTAERLPAYVASMNTTYGIDKAREIMIDGTPHTMIFPNLFIAEIQLFVIQPLALNETVQHVTALQFKGAPDLNRRMRQQTMGSVGPAGFLLADDAEMYERTQLGVQASNPEWLFLGRGIHRERTDENGHLIGDATDETPSRGIWRHYRSMMEAA
- a CDS encoding 2Fe-2S iron-sulfur cluster-binding protein — its product is MPTVTYIENNGTVHRVDAALDRSLMQLALDHSVPGILGDCGGSCSCATCHGYIDAEWAGRLPAISETEAFMLEGVPEPRATSRLCCQIKMRTELDGIVVRLPAEQV
- a CDS encoding acyl-CoA thioesterase domain-containing protein produces the protein MDTRAPILQAWDKSDLPALLRLEAAGPGRYRNRHGDANLNGRSYGGQGLGQALMAASLSVPSDRVASAMQFMFLQGSMPEEAIDFEVTALQDGKRFSSRHVRGRQGARIVFDAQVSFAVALEAPAHETATTALECTPDDLPALSTAPSPWEDALRRLGGYSLRENACMEFRVPAMDAQLAPEAARHQLRFWLKARQALPRTPGMHASAFAYMSDWWLNFSCFGGHMHEIGAERRLYISSLNHCIWFHRPFDADQWLHFDSASPCAARGRGLAVARVHDLGGRLVASATQECLMAFA
- a CDS encoding enoyl-CoA hydratase-related protein; translated protein: MNAENNELAKDLYRALAAGDRAALDRLLHVDFIGHATEGLPFEMGGTHQGAEAMRRNFWGKIAKNFKVEATPTDFQSLADGRLLVHGRYLGVARAGNGKVDAEFMHLLSFDGGRITGLTQLTDSARWGDATRNETNASVLSAVTYDVNDGLAILRMNRPEVHNAIDATMAEGICEAARRCASDPSVRALLLLGNGRSFTVGGDLAFLAGTKEGELPGLLRAMTGPYHDALRTFSRLGVPIIAGVQGAAAGGGLGMLYCADVVVAAENARVATGFAALGLSMDGANSWFLPRLVGMRRAAELYFEGRVLNAQEALEWGLVTRVVPLDGFDEHVLDSARRLAAGPTRAYGEVRRLYRESLGATLSEQLGAETEALFRTAGTTDATEAIRSFVAKRKPEFSGR
- the ppa gene encoding inorganic diphosphatase; translation: MSLDKVSPGKKAPDVFNVVIEISMNSDPVKYEVDKESGAVFVDRFLTTAMHYPTNYGYVPQTLSGDGDPVDVLVMTPFPLPPGVVVPCRPIGILMMEDEAGVDGKVLAVPTEKLLPIYSQYQKVEDIHPILLKQISHFFEHYKDLEAGKWVKVTGWEGVDAAKKEVADGIANYKPA
- a CDS encoding DUF2252 family protein; this encodes MNVIKQIRQFNAERERERLAMKYRNMRSNPFVFLRATCHLFYARLPLEPVLRKVPAAWACGDLHLENVGSYKGDNRQVYFDLNDFDEALLAPLTWDVVRCLASILVGRNSMGLGTRSAEVSEQLCQVFLGAYAQALADGKARWVERETAPPPVGDLLQAVRSRQRPAFLDTRTVLKGRSRRIRIDGRKALAATPEQRERVMDFFRDFAPTQPVPRFYDVLDVARRIAGNGSLGVDRYIVLVRGKGSPDANYLLDLKQATPSSPLPRVPVAQPHWDSDAQRIVTIQRRMQAIAMAFLHPVQMGGQPYVLRGLQPSEDRVALAYTRHPAARLKNVVTVIGQCLAWGQLRSSGRSGSAIADELIDFGARQKWRAKLIEIARHCAAGVEADWGTFSEAYDDGAFGGPVRR
- a CDS encoding NADP-dependent malic enzyme, producing MSHPLSAAEQALREAAREYHRSPSKGKISVTPTKPLSNQRDLSLAYSPGVAYPCLDIQADPSLAYEYTSRGNLVGVITNGTAVLGLGDIGPLAGKPVMEGKGCLFKKFAGVDVFDIELAERDPDKLVEIIAALEPTLGGINLEDIKAPECFYIEKQLSERLNIPVFHDDQHGTAIISSAALLNGLELVGKQIGEVKVAVSGAGAAAIACLDVMVGLGVSRSNIFVVDSKGVIYEGREGKLDTSKQRYMQKTDARTLADVVKDADVFLGCSAPGVLTAEMVKTMAPKPIILALANPEPEIRPELAKAVRPDCIIATGRSDYPNQVNNVLCFPYIFRGALDCGATKITEAMKLACVREIADLAKAETSDEVAAAYPGQELVFGPDYLIPTPFDARLILQIAPAVAKAAQESDVATRPIEDYAAYRESLTRFVYQTGMFMRPVFNAAKASLQRVAFAEGEDERVLRAVQVAIDEQLAKPILVGRPAVIEARVKKAGLRIKLGHNAECVNPEDDPRFRQYWEAYHAAMGRNGITAEAAKAAVRRSSTLIAALMVKLGDADAMLCGLVGRYDLHLEHVNNVIGLKDGAHGFAALNALMLPEHTLFIADTYINESPDAEQLAHIALAAAEEVQRFGVPPKVAFLSHSNYGSSTRPSALKMRRAHERFRELAPHIESDGELHGDAALSEKVRASAGLTDSALTGSANVLICPNLDAANILFNVLKTTSGQGMTIGPILLGAAASAHILTPSSTVRRIINMTALAAAKAAAAQAASAA